The following proteins are co-located in the Hydrogenobacter hydrogenophilus genome:
- the radA gene encoding DNA repair protein RadA yields the protein MKKDRTQFVCQECGYVSFRWLGKCPSCGSWNTLVEEKDFPQLKGYKNKSSYKPLVEWYQENLVRTSTGFEKLDAAIGGGLVPGQVVLLAGEPGIGKSTLLLQVSDRYANVYGQVLYVSGEESGSQIALRGERIGVSGKNLLVLPETRLEVLMDVIESVNPTLLVVDSVQTLYSESISSSPGSVSQVRECAFRISELCKSKNIPVFLVGQITKEGMIAGPKVLEHLVDTVLYFEGERFNFYRIVKVVKNRFGSSGEVAVFRMLDSGLEEVPEPSAFFLQERVSSSPGSVVFPYTEGSKPVLVEVQALTIQALYTTPQRRAQGYDLNRLSIILAVLEKECKIFTRDRDVFVNVVGGMQIKEPASDLAVALAIASSLKDKPIGDLVAFGEIGLAGEVRAVHFADVRLKEASRFGFKRAILPKSVSIKMEGIEAIGVSHIKDAVELILSS from the coding sequence ATGAAAAAAGATAGAACTCAGTTTGTGTGTCAGGAGTGTGGATATGTCTCTTTTAGATGGCTGGGTAAGTGTCCCTCGTGTGGTAGTTGGAACACTCTCGTTGAGGAGAAGGATTTTCCGCAGCTGAAGGGCTACAAAAATAAGTCTTCTTATAAACCTTTAGTAGAATGGTATCAAGAAAACCTTGTTAGAACGAGCACTGGTTTTGAAAAGTTAGATGCAGCCATAGGTGGAGGCTTAGTGCCTGGTCAGGTGGTACTGCTGGCAGGAGAACCAGGCATAGGAAAGTCCACTTTGCTCCTTCAGGTATCTGACAGGTATGCCAATGTGTACGGGCAGGTGCTTTATGTCTCTGGAGAGGAGTCAGGCTCTCAGATAGCTCTAAGGGGGGAAAGGATAGGAGTAAGCGGTAAAAATTTGTTGGTGCTTCCTGAGACGAGACTTGAGGTTCTTATGGATGTGATAGAAAGCGTAAATCCTACTCTTTTGGTGGTGGATTCCGTGCAAACTCTTTACTCGGAGAGCATCTCTTCATCACCGGGTTCTGTGTCTCAGGTTAGAGAATGCGCCTTTAGAATATCGGAACTTTGCAAGTCAAAAAACATTCCCGTGTTTTTAGTGGGTCAGATCACCAAGGAAGGTATGATAGCGGGTCCTAAGGTGCTTGAGCACTTGGTGGATACAGTCCTCTACTTTGAAGGAGAGCGTTTTAACTTCTACAGGATAGTAAAAGTTGTCAAAAATAGGTTTGGGTCCTCAGGAGAAGTGGCAGTCTTTAGAATGTTGGACAGTGGATTAGAGGAGGTGCCTGAGCCTTCCGCCTTTTTCCTTCAGGAAAGGGTAAGCTCTTCGCCCGGAAGCGTAGTGTTTCCTTACACAGAAGGGAGCAAACCCGTGCTTGTTGAGGTGCAAGCTCTTACCATACAGGCTCTTTACACTACGCCTCAGAGAAGAGCTCAAGGATATGACCTTAACAGACTTTCCATCATACTTGCGGTGCTTGAAAAGGAATGCAAAATCTTCACAAGAGACAGAGATGTTTTTGTAAATGTGGTGGGAGGCATGCAGATAAAAGAGCCAGCATCAGACCTTGCGGTTGCCCTTGCTATTGCATCATCTTTGAAGGATAAGCCCATAGGGGACTTGGTGGCTTTTGGTGAGATAGGACTTGCTGGAGAGGTAAGAGCGGTTCACTTTGCAGATGTAAGACTAAAAGAAGCCAGTAGGTTTGGTTTCAAGCGCGCCATTCTACCCAAGTCAGTGAGCATAAAGATGGAAGGTATAGAAGCCATAGGTGTTTCTCACATAAAGGATGCGGTGGAGCTTATACTAAGTAGCTAA
- a CDS encoding NADH-quinone oxidoreductase subunit B family protein: MTYPKHADVLLITGCVTRNMLVPMLKAYDNAPNPKFVLTVGDCAGECPYFRDSYAVEGPVSKHLPVHLHVPGCPPEPAQILEGLIKLMQAVKTAFPKI, encoded by the coding sequence CTGACATATCCAAAACATGCAGATGTCTTACTGATAACAGGATGCGTTACAAGAAACATGCTTGTGCCTATGTTAAAAGCCTACGATAACGCACCAAATCCAAAGTTTGTGTTAACAGTGGGAGACTGTGCCGGTGAATGCCCCTACTTCAGGGACTCTTATGCGGTAGAAGGTCCTGTTTCAAAGCATTTGCCAGTTCACTTACATGTTCCCGGCTGTCCACCAGAACCTGCGCAGATATTAGAAGGGCTTATAAAATTAATGCAGGCTGTAAAAACTGCTTTTCCAAAGATTTGA
- the thiE gene encoding thiamine phosphate synthase — protein MRKMNLFVYLVTDDKYFKDRDLVSTIEQALQGGATAIQYRFKNKSARQMYEELLVLRELTKRYGADLVVNDRVDLAMAVGADGVHVGKQDLPPDVVRKIVGDSMYIGYSVNSVEELKEVDHLPIDYIGFGSVYETTTKENYKLVGIEGLRQAVKLTSKPIVAIGGITHYRVKKVLEAGAKGIAVVSAILGFEDVKKATQSLVEACRSVHRERFFMP, from the coding sequence ATGCGTAAGATGAACCTTTTTGTGTATTTGGTCACAGATGACAAATACTTTAAAGACAGAGACCTTGTTAGCACTATAGAACAGGCTCTGCAGGGTGGTGCCACTGCCATTCAATACAGGTTCAAGAACAAGAGCGCAAGGCAGATGTACGAAGAGCTCCTTGTACTGAGAGAACTAACTAAAAGGTACGGAGCGGACCTTGTGGTAAATGACAGGGTTGATCTGGCTATGGCGGTAGGTGCTGATGGCGTGCATGTGGGAAAGCAAGACCTACCACCAGATGTGGTTAGAAAGATAGTAGGTGATAGCATGTATATAGGATACTCGGTAAACAGTGTGGAAGAGCTAAAGGAAGTGGACCACCTTCCCATAGATTACATAGGCTTTGGTTCTGTTTACGAGACCACCACAAAGGAAAATTACAAACTTGTAGGTATTGAAGGTTTGCGCCAAGCGGTAAAGCTCACCTCAAAACCCATAGTAGCCATAGGAGGTATAACTCACTATAGGGTAAAAAAAGTGCTGGAAGCGGGAGCTAAAGGCATAGCGGTAGTCTCTGCCATATTAGGTTTTGAGGATGTTAAAAAGGCTACACAATCTCTGGTGGAAGCCTGTAGGAGCGTTCACAGGGAGAGATTCTTCATGCCATGA
- a CDS encoding lysylphosphatidylglycerol synthase domain-containing protein: protein MQMLSLGVFLRKVFFKVRIRNFLIPALLTLIFFLFFYKYIPLEKVLESVKYVSLEDFMSAFFFYTLSQTVRSIRWKPLIKELRFLDIFFINSANIFFNNVLPARTGELSWFYYAKKLGISLKVSAWSFFLGRMFDLSALIFAGLLVYSLVKVSLFVFLISFGVLFTSIFSYKAYIILPSWGKLRDLKIYIRDSMSLPLSLYLFGCSLLSVVLKFLAVLEIMGMSSYLLGFLSFSFGELSTVLPLHSFMGYGTYELSFSVPAKFYELDIRSWIVKGFLVHNFLLLSSGIYGIIAMFWLHRSR, encoded by the coding sequence ATGCAGATGTTATCTTTAGGAGTATTTCTCAGAAAGGTCTTTTTTAAAGTGCGTATAAGAAATTTTTTAATTCCTGCTCTGCTCACTTTAATTTTCTTTCTGTTTTTTTACAAGTACATTCCTCTGGAGAAAGTTCTGGAATCTGTCAAATATGTATCCTTAGAGGATTTTATGTCTGCTTTTTTCTTTTACACACTGAGTCAAACGGTTAGAAGCATAAGGTGGAAGCCCCTTATAAAGGAATTAAGGTTTTTAGATATATTCTTTATAAACAGTGCTAACATTTTTTTTAACAATGTACTTCCCGCAAGGACTGGTGAGCTAAGCTGGTTTTACTACGCAAAAAAATTAGGAATTTCCCTTAAGGTTTCTGCGTGGTCTTTCTTTTTGGGAAGGATGTTTGACCTGTCTGCATTGATCTTTGCAGGTCTTTTGGTTTACTCTTTAGTAAAAGTCTCACTTTTTGTTTTTCTTATTTCTTTTGGTGTGCTTTTTACTTCCATTTTTTCTTATAAAGCATACATCATATTGCCTTCTTGGGGTAAACTCAGAGACTTAAAGATTTACATAAGAGACAGTATGAGCCTTCCCTTATCCCTTTATCTTTTTGGTTGTTCCCTTCTGTCTGTAGTTTTAAAGTTCTTGGCGGTGTTGGAAATCATGGGTATGTCTTCCTACTTGCTGGGTTTTTTGTCCTTTTCCTTTGGTGAGTTAAGCACCGTACTGCCTCTGCACAGTTTTATGGGTTATGGCACTTACGAACTTAGCTTTTCTGTTCCCGCAAAATTCTACGAACTTGACATTAGGAGCTGGATAGTGAAAGGTTTTCTTGTGCATAACTTTTTGCTTTTATCTTCTGGTATATATGGAATTATTGCAATGTTTTGGCTTCACAGATCCCGCTGA
- a CDS encoding respiratory chain complex I subunit 1 family protein codes for MMELALSVLEGVAVLLLAPFFAGFIHKLKQRIRGQKGISIFQYYRNFHKLFKKETVLSKDATIISHIAPFMYLVPNLLLVFTLPLFYAKPLITSSNPMLLAYLLSLSIFFMTLYALDQGCSFGGLGSSREWFISSLSEPAFLLLLFSVCLYFKEWNISVAFLRLGEEVKSLTVGHGHFSISILFLLIISLFVLTLAENARIPFDNPETHLELTMIHEANILEASGTHLLLFEYASQLKLTIFMSFIVLLTMPYMAQTALYFIPAFLFYLLKMLILSSLIAFVESANAKMRLFRLPNLLSVAFVLSLVSLVLSMEV; via the coding sequence ATGATGGAGTTGGCTTTATCTGTTTTGGAAGGTGTAGCGGTGCTTTTGCTTGCCCCATTCTTCGCTGGTTTTATACATAAACTAAAACAAAGGATAAGAGGACAAAAGGGTATAAGTATTTTCCAGTATTACAGAAACTTTCACAAACTGTTTAAGAAGGAGACAGTACTTTCAAAGGATGCTACCATCATATCTCATATTGCCCCCTTTATGTATCTTGTACCGAACCTTCTTTTGGTTTTTACGCTTCCCTTATTTTACGCTAAACCTCTTATAACCTCTTCAAATCCGATGCTACTTGCCTATCTGTTATCCCTTTCCATATTTTTCATGACTCTTTATGCTCTTGATCAGGGTTGCTCTTTTGGTGGATTGGGTTCAAGCAGAGAATGGTTCATCAGTAGCCTTTCAGAACCAGCTTTTCTTTTACTGCTTTTCTCTGTATGCCTTTACTTTAAGGAGTGGAACATAAGTGTAGCTTTTTTAAGGCTTGGCGAGGAAGTAAAGTCGCTAACTGTTGGGCATGGACACTTCTCTATAAGCATACTTTTTCTTCTTATTATAAGTCTTTTTGTACTCACACTTGCAGAAAACGCTCGCATACCTTTTGACAATCCAGAAACCCATTTAGAGCTTACCATGATACACGAGGCAAACATATTAGAAGCAAGCGGTACTCATCTTCTCCTTTTTGAATATGCTTCCCAATTAAAGCTTACTATATTCATGAGTTTTATTGTCCTATTGACTATGCCTTATATGGCACAGACGGCTCTTTACTTTATTCCAGCGTTCCTCTTTTATCTTTTGAAAATGCTCATTCTAAGCTCCTTGATTGCTTTTGTAGAATCAGCGAATGCAAAAATGAGGCTTTTCAGGTTACCCAATCTGCTATCGGTAGCATTTGTTCTATCACTTGTATCCCTCGTGCTATCCATGGAGGTATAG
- a CDS encoding 5'-3' exonuclease: MKVLYILDGSAFIYRSFFALPPLSTKSGFPTGAIYGFMRTVFSLLKTEKPKCFVVVFDHPSPTTRAKIYSAYKSKRPPMPDPLKVQIPIIKELLKLMGIPILEVEGYEADDIIGYLVKKAVDMGFLVKVYSPDKDILQLVSDKVSVINPMNGEVFTKKSVMEKFGVPPELIPDYLALVGDKVDNIEGIKGIGKKTAVKVLEKYGNVENILRNFEEFKTVFPQADKEKLELSYSLVKLQLVPELDLKESDMCMKEPDVEKLKEKLTELEMKSLLKDADVIFRSISQKGLF, from the coding sequence ATGAAGGTGCTTTACATACTTGATGGTTCTGCCTTTATATACAGAAGTTTTTTTGCCCTTCCTCCTCTCTCAACAAAAAGCGGTTTTCCAACAGGTGCTATCTATGGCTTTATGAGGACGGTTTTTTCCTTACTCAAAACAGAAAAACCCAAGTGCTTTGTTGTAGTCTTTGATCACCCTTCTCCTACCACAAGGGCTAAGATTTACAGTGCATACAAAAGTAAAAGACCTCCCATGCCTGATCCCTTAAAAGTGCAGATACCCATTATAAAAGAGCTCCTTAAACTGATGGGAATCCCCATCTTAGAGGTGGAAGGCTATGAAGCAGATGACATTATAGGCTATTTAGTTAAAAAGGCGGTGGATATGGGGTTTTTAGTAAAGGTTTATTCTCCAGATAAGGACATACTTCAGCTCGTTTCTGACAAGGTAAGCGTAATAAACCCTATGAACGGTGAAGTGTTTACCAAAAAAAGTGTTATGGAAAAGTTTGGTGTTCCTCCTGAGCTAATACCGGATTATTTAGCTCTTGTTGGTGATAAGGTGGACAACATAGAAGGTATAAAAGGTATAGGCAAAAAAACCGCAGTTAAAGTACTTGAAAAGTATGGCAATGTGGAAAACATCCTGAGAAACTTTGAAGAATTCAAGACAGTTTTTCCACAAGCAGATAAGGAAAAACTTGAACTTTCCTATTCTTTGGTAAAACTTCAACTGGTTCCAGAGCTGGACCTAAAGGAGAGTGATATGTGTATGAAAGAGCCTGATGTGGAAAAACTAAAAGAGAAGCTCACAGAACTTGAAATGAAGAGTTTACTCAAAGATGCAGATGTTATCTTTAGGAGTATTTCTCAGAAAGGTCTTTTTTAA
- a CDS encoding NfeD family protein encodes MVLIITLFLWVSVGFSKVFVAQWDSAITPLTVDYIKRSLHTAEKEGGSLFVLELNTPGGLESSMREIVQEFQRTPLPVVVFVYPQGGRAASAGAIITISADIAVMSPGTNIGAAHPVQMGGQQDEVMKEKVLQDTLAFVRSIAIEKGRNAQVIERMVKESISLTPQEALKAGVIDLIAQDTKDLLNKIDGRMVKKHGKEITIGTKNVPVEYISKSLREEFLTLATDPTVAYMLLLIGFYGIFFELYNPGSVVPGAVGVICLLLGLYGLGVVGINWLGLLLILSGILMLALEVITPSFGGLALAGTIALAIGSLILVSPESPYGNIPKSVIATMVITSAVFFIVIGRLGLKAQKKKKMLGTEELIGEEGEAMTDFIDGKGKVFVHGEIWNAVSDEEIKKGDPVEIKEVKGLTLKVKKVQRDL; translated from the coding sequence ATGGTACTTATTATAACCCTATTTCTTTGGGTGAGTGTTGGATTTTCAAAGGTTTTTGTAGCACAGTGGGATTCCGCTATTACACCTCTTACCGTAGATTACATAAAAAGGAGTCTCCACACTGCGGAAAAGGAAGGTGGTAGCCTTTTCGTATTAGAACTCAATACCCCAGGCGGTCTTGAATCTTCTATGAGGGAGATAGTTCAGGAGTTTCAAAGAACACCTCTGCCAGTAGTAGTCTTTGTATATCCTCAAGGAGGCAGAGCAGCATCCGCAGGAGCTATAATCACTATATCAGCAGACATAGCGGTCATGTCTCCGGGCACAAATATAGGTGCTGCTCATCCCGTGCAGATGGGTGGTCAGCAGGACGAAGTTATGAAAGAAAAAGTGCTTCAGGATACCTTAGCTTTTGTAAGAAGCATAGCTATAGAAAAAGGTAGGAACGCACAAGTAATAGAAAGAATGGTTAAAGAGAGCATATCTTTGACACCTCAAGAAGCCTTAAAAGCAGGAGTCATAGACCTCATAGCTCAAGACACAAAGGATCTCCTTAACAAGATAGACGGAAGAATGGTAAAAAAGCACGGTAAGGAGATAACCATCGGTACCAAAAATGTTCCTGTTGAATACATTTCAAAAAGTCTGAGGGAAGAATTTTTAACCTTGGCAACAGATCCAACAGTAGCTTACATGCTTTTACTTATAGGCTTCTACGGTATATTTTTTGAGCTTTACAATCCCGGGAGCGTAGTACCCGGTGCTGTTGGTGTTATCTGTTTACTTTTGGGCCTTTACGGCTTGGGTGTGGTGGGTATAAACTGGCTTGGACTTTTACTTATACTCTCAGGAATACTCATGCTCGCTCTTGAGGTTATAACTCCTTCCTTTGGAGGACTTGCTTTAGCAGGTACAATAGCCTTAGCTATAGGTTCATTAATACTGGTAAGTCCCGAATCACCTTACGGAAACATACCCAAGTCTGTAATAGCGACCATGGTAATAACAAGCGCTGTCTTCTTTATAGTGATAGGACGCTTAGGACTAAAAGCCCAAAAGAAAAAAAAGATGTTAGGCACAGAAGAGCTCATAGGAGAGGAGGGAGAAGCCATGACAGACTTCATTGATGGTAAAGGCAAGGTATTTGTGCACGGAGAGATATGGAACGCTGTGAGTGATGAGGAGATAAAAAAAGGTGATCCTGTTGAGATCAAGGAAGTCAAGGGCTTAACCCTAAAAGTTAAGAAAGTTCAGCGGGATCTGTGA
- a CDS encoding proton-conducting transporter membrane subunit encodes MSGVMLNVAIYGIFRFLFEFSSQPHILISLLLVSLGGLSLFYGALHALLDRDVKRFLAYSSIENMGSIVIGMGVAYFAMLEGLPHVYSLAISFVLLHLLNHSLLKSSLFMGAGLLVKMTHEYSMNRLGGLYKASPILFFFMLISSLYMSAFPPSNMFLSELMLYKALFLSLYLKGHIMSYVFVFILALFALSGVFIGATFVKFLGLVF; translated from the coding sequence ATGTCAGGCGTTATGCTCAATGTGGCAATTTATGGGATATTCAGATTCCTTTTTGAATTTTCTTCACAGCCTCACATCTTAATAAGCCTTCTGCTTGTGTCATTAGGGGGCCTTTCCCTTTTTTACGGTGCCCTTCATGCCCTGCTTGATAGAGATGTTAAAAGATTTCTTGCCTATTCAAGTATAGAGAATATGGGATCGATAGTAATTGGTATGGGGGTAGCATACTTTGCTATGCTGGAGGGACTTCCTCATGTTTATTCTCTGGCTATTTCTTTTGTGCTTTTGCATCTTTTAAACCACTCTCTTTTAAAAAGCTCTCTTTTTATGGGTGCCGGGCTTTTGGTAAAGATGACCCACGAGTACAGCATGAACAGGTTAGGTGGACTGTATAAAGCAAGCCCCATATTATTTTTCTTTATGCTTATATCTTCTCTATACATGTCTGCCTTTCCGCCTTCCAATATGTTTTTAAGTGAGTTAATGCTCTACAAGGCGCTCTTTCTCTCGCTTTATCTAAAAGGTCATATAATGAGCTATGTTTTTGTCTTTATTCTTGCCCTTTTTGCACTTTCCGGTGTTTTTATAGGTGCAACTTTTGTTAAGTTCCTTGGACTTGTTTTTTAG
- a CDS encoding proton-conducting transporter membrane subunit: protein MFVSILSNNIGIYWVGLEATTLATALLIAFYRSKESYEASWKYVIMCSTGITIGLFAIVIMYYATVGVYGESLRSLSFVDILMVAEKLDKKLLFLSFLLALVGFGTKAGLAPMHNWLPDAHSQAPSPISALLSGVLLNTALLGVVRFYQINRKAGIDYASDFLLFFGLLTLLLSSLIMLKQSEYKRLFAYSSMENIGFISLGLSVGGFAAFGALLHILFHALSKGVLFMAAGNVLSLLHKRKMDEVKGLYKSMKGTAFILTFGLASISGFPPFSTFLSKMYTVVGIVQKSPSLGVLVLLSLSLAFAGIFYQVLPMLFGEGDKKEEKVHPFMLLLPAFILMVLVILTFLLPKGIVQKVWNAVLEVS from the coding sequence ATGTTTGTATCCATACTTTCAAACAACATTGGTATTTACTGGGTGGGTCTTGAAGCTACCACTTTAGCCACCGCCTTACTTATAGCCTTTTACAGGAGCAAGGAATCCTATGAAGCTTCCTGGAAGTATGTAATTATGTGTTCTACGGGTATAACTATTGGTCTTTTTGCAATCGTTATCATGTATTACGCAACAGTTGGAGTATACGGAGAAAGCTTGCGTTCCCTTTCCTTTGTTGACATTCTTATGGTTGCGGAAAAGCTTGATAAAAAATTGCTGTTCCTGTCCTTCTTATTGGCACTGGTAGGTTTTGGTACAAAGGCTGGTTTAGCACCCATGCACAACTGGCTACCTGACGCTCACTCGCAAGCACCTAGCCCAATAAGCGCTTTGCTATCCGGTGTTCTTCTAAACACAGCCCTTTTGGGTGTAGTTAGGTTCTATCAGATAAATAGAAAGGCAGGTATAGATTATGCAAGCGATTTTCTCCTCTTCTTTGGCTTGCTTACATTACTGCTTTCAAGTCTTATTATGCTTAAACAGAGTGAGTATAAAAGACTTTTTGCCTATTCCTCAATGGAAAATATAGGCTTTATCTCTTTAGGCTTGAGTGTGGGTGGTTTTGCTGCTTTTGGTGCTTTGCTTCATATACTGTTTCATGCTCTCAGTAAGGGTGTTCTTTTTATGGCTGCTGGAAATGTGCTTTCCCTTTTGCATAAAAGGAAAATGGACGAGGTAAAGGGCTTATACAAAAGTATGAAAGGGACAGCTTTTATTCTTACTTTTGGTTTGGCAAGCATATCTGGTTTTCCCCCCTTTTCTACTTTTTTAAGTAAAATGTATACGGTTGTGGGCATAGTGCAGAAGAGTCCATCATTGGGCGTGTTGGTGCTTCTCTCTCTTTCTTTGGCATTTGCAGGAATTTTTTATCAAGTTCTTCCTATGCTTTTTGGTGAAGGTGATAAGAAAGAAGAGAAAGTACACCCCTTTATGTTGCTTTTGCCAGCGTTTATTCTAATGGTACTTGTGATCTTAACTTTTCTACTTCCTAAGGGAATTGTTCAAAAAGTTTGGAATGCAGTTTTAGAAGTAAGCTGA